TCGAACCGACACCGGGGTTCGAGTGTCTCGCCGACTGATGCCAGGGATTCCCGACGCCGCCGTGTCCGATCCACTGGAGCACGATCCGACGACGCTCGCGCTGGACGATCCGGACCTGTATCTCAACCGTGAGCTGAGCGAACTGGCCTTCCAGCAGCGGGTGCTCCACGAGGCGCTCGACGACCGGAACCCACCCTTGGAGCGCGTCCGATTTCTGGCACTCTTTACGAAGAACATGGACGAGTTCTTCATGAAGCGTGTCGGCGGGCTCGAACAACAGGTCGATGCCGGTGTGACGACCCCGACGGTCGACGGGCGGACACCTGCCGAGCAACTCCGGGAGGTCCTCGACCGTTCCCGCCCGATGTTCGAGCGGCAGGCGGCCTGCTACCGCGAGACGATCCGGCCTGCGCTTGCCGAGGCGGGGATCGAGATCGTCGACTACGACGACCTCGGCAGCGCGACCCAGGAGGAACTGCGGCTGTACTTCGAGCAGGACGTCCTGCCGACGTTGACGCCGCTCGCGGTCGATCCGGCACACCCGTTCCCGTTCATCTCGAATCTGAGCCTCTCGCTGGCGGTGTTGACCCGCCGTGACGACGCCGAGGAGCCGACGTTCACGCGCGTGAAGATCCCGCAGAATCGCCCTCGGCTGATCGAGGTCGACGATCAGCGGTTCGTTCTGCTCGAAGAGGTGATCCGGGCGAACCTGGATCTGCTCTTCCCGCAGGTCGAGATCGTCGACACCACGTTGTTCCGGATCACGCGCAACGCCGAGGTCAGGCGCAACGAGGAGGTCGCCGAGGACCTCATCGACGTGATCGAGGACGTCATCGAACAGCGTCGGTTCGCGACGGTCGTCCGTCTGGAGGTCGAGGCCGACGCGCCGGACCGAATCGTGGATACACTGGCGTCCCAACTCGATCTCGACGATCGCGAGATCTACACTGTCGACGGGCCGCTGGATTTCCGGGATTTCATGGAGTTGACCGACCTCGATCGGCCGGCACTCAAACTCGACCCGTGGACGCCTCAGCCTCATCCCCGGCTGCAGGGTGACGAACACGGCTACGACCACGAGTTCGACCTCGCCCAGAGCCACGACGACATCTTCAGCGAGATCCGCAGCGACGACGTCCTCTTGCACCACCCATACCACTCCTTCGACCGGACGGTCCAGCGATTCCTCGACGAGGCCGCCAACGACCCCGACGTCCTGGCGATCAAAGCCGCGATCTACCGGACTGCCAGCGACTCCCAGGTCATCCAGACGCTGATCGACGCCGCCGAGAACGGCAAGCAGGTCGCGGTGATGGTCGAACTCAAGGCCCGCTTCGACGAGCAGAACAACCTCGAATGGGTCCGCCGTCTCGAAGAACACGGAATCCACGTCGCCTACGGAACGATCGGCCTGAAGACTCACACCAAGACGGCACTGGTCGTCCGCCAGGAATCGGATGGCGTCCAGCTGTACTCCCACGTCGCGACCGGTAACTACCACTCCGAGACTGCCAAAGGCTACGTCGACCTCGGACTGCTCACGGCTGACCGGGACATCGGACAAGACCTGGTCAAGGTGTTCAACTTCTTCACCGGCCCCTCCTTGGACGATCAGTTCCGGAAACTACTGATCGCGCCCGTCACGATGCGTGAGTCGTTCACCGAATACATCCGACGCGAGGCGGATCTGGCGCGCAACGGCGACGCTGGTCGAATCGTCGCGAAGGTCAACGGCCTCGAAGACCCCGAAATCGTCAGGGAACTGTACGAGGCCGGACAGGCTGGCGTCGAGATCGATTTGATCGTCCGGGACATCTGCCGGCTCCGGCCGGGCATCGAGGGACTCAGCGATTCGATTCGAGTTCACAGCGTCGTCGGGCGTTTTCTCGAACACTCACGGATCTTCTACTTCGAGAACGGAGGCGATCCCGAGTACTACATCGGCTCGGCGGACTGGATGACGCGCAACCTCGACTACCGTGTCGAGGCTGTCGCACCAGTCGAGGACGTGACGCTACGCGAGCAGTTGCGATTCGTTCTGGAAGTGATGCTGACGGACAACGTCAAGCGCTGGGAGATGCAGCCAGACGGGACCTACGAGCAGTGTACCCCTGGCCCGGACGAACAACCGCGGAACACACAGGAAATTCTGATGGCGGCCGCTCGTCAGGCAGCCGAGCGGCGGGAGGTCAACCACGGCGTCTTCGAACCCTATCCCATCACCGGCGACCTCCTGGTCGAACCGGCCGACGAGGATCGCAATCTGCCGGCCGCGCTCCGCGAGCATCGCGACGTCTGGTATCGACCGGACAGCCGCCAGTACGCCTTTGCTGTGCGGACGCCTGACGGCGAGCGCGCCTATCGGGAAACTGCGGCGGGGGCCGCAAGCGTGATCGAGCGCTACTACGAGTGACGGACGATCCAGAAACGGCGCTGGTCGTCTAGTTCGGTCGCGGCGCGGCCTTCTGGAGGGCGCTTTCGGCGATGTTGCTCCCGTAGTCCGCGGTTCGCGAGAGCGAGTCGACAACGAGCCCGAGTCGCTGGGCGCGCTGGGGGTCGTCGAGTTCGCGGATCTCGTTGTCGACCTCGCGGGCCTGGGCGTCGATCTCACGGATCATCGCCCGGGCCTCGTTGGCCATCTGCGTGGCCTTCTCGGAGTCGTCCTCCAGCAGCGCGTCCATCGCCAGTTCCGGGACGCCGACGGCGGCCTCCTGCAGCCCGATCAGGGCCTCACCCTCGACGTCGCTGCTGCCCTCGACTTCGAGGGCGATCCGGGCGATCTTCGTCGAGTGATCGGCGATCCGTTCGAGCTGTCGTGCTGCGGACTGGTAGTCGAAGACCGTCTCTCGCGGGAAGCCGATGTCGTTGGCGGCGGTCGGATTCCGGAGGACGGTGCGGAACACGCGCGAGACCATGTACCAGAGGCGGTCGACGTCGTCGTCGCGCTCGATGACGTCCTGGGCGAGGTCGTCGTCGTCCTCGACCAGTGCCTTGACGGCGTCGGCCAGCATCGTCAGCGACACCAGTCGCATCCGCGTGATGGCGTTGTGGACCGACAGCTCCGACGAATCCAGCAGGTCCTGCAGGACGACGCGGTCGCTGGTCTCCTCGATGACTTCCAGCCCGACGAGTCCCTGGGTCGCGTTGCGAATCGTGCGCCGCTGTGTGGCGGTGATCCGACTGGATTCGAGCGTGATGATGTCGAAGCCGCTGACGTACATCGTCATCACCGCGCGCGTGAGTTCGTGTTCCTCGTCCAGTCCAGTAATATCGAGTGTCCCCTCCGTGCGCTCCTGTTCGTCTTTCGGCGAGAGCAACAGGAGGTCCTCTTCGGAGTGGAATTCGACGATCGAGCCCGCGCTGACGTCGTTTGCGGTCGCCCAGTCTTTCGGCAGCGAAACAGTATACGTCGAGCCGCCCGTGACCTGGACCTTCCGTGTCTCCATGCTTCATGCTCTTTCCTACGGGAATATAAATTGTACCCTATCTATGTAGAAACCCTTCTTACAGTTACAGGTGCGAAATCTTACGTCGAATCGACTACTAACTCGGGGCGACCGAGATGGCATTCACTTGGAGAGCAGTGATTTTCGCCAGACGGGCCCTGGTAGGATATTGGACCTTTGGTACCGTGTACGGTCACTTAGAGCGTGTGGGCGGGGCGATCTCAGTCGCCCAGATATCCTAGTGAAAAACTCACAAAGACATATCTATATAGTCTACATAGATATAGATAGTTGTAATAGTAGGGTATTTACTTACTTCCCTGTTGCTCTGGAGTGATGAGCGAAGAGACGGGAGGTGTATCGCGGCGTGCGTTCCTTCTCGGTTCCGCAGTAGTCGGCACAGCGGGGCTCGCAGGGTGTGCGAGTCAGCGAGCGATCCAGCCTGGTCGCGCTGCCGGCGGCAACGGATCCAGCAACGTGTCGGCGTTGACCGCCGACGGCTCGTCGACGGTGTATCCGATCGCCAACACCGCCGCCCAGCGCTGGAACGGGAACCCACCTGCGACGGACACCGAATACTGGCCGCACGGGGAGTTCGGTATCGACACGACCCAGAACCTCGCGGACTATTATGCGTCGACGTACGGGTTCGAACCGACCGAGACGCGGTCGACGCCTCCCTTCCGGGCGAACATCGCACTCAGCCACTCCGGGACCGGCGTCAACGCTGTCAGGGAACAGCGTGTGGACATCGGCAACTCCAGCGCGCCCGTCGCCGACGAACTCCCGGACGCCAGCGAGGCGACGCTGGACAGCTTCGTCAACCACGTCGTCGGCGTCGACGGCCAGCCGATCGTCGTCAGCGAGGAACTCTACGAGGCGGGCGTCACGGGCGTCACCGCCGAACAGCTCCGCCAGATCTACCGCAAGGAGATCACCAACTGGTCGGAAATCGGCGGTCCGGACAAGAACATTCGTGTGATCGGCCGCGCCGAGGAGTCCGGGACCGACACCGCGTTCCGGGCGAACCTCTACGGCGACCCCGACGCGCCGATCAGCCCCGACGTCCGCAAGGGGCAGAACCAGCAGGTCGCCCAGCTGGTCGAACAATCGGACAACTCCATCGCCTACCTCGCGCTGGCGTTCGTCAACCAGAACGGGCCCGTCCGACCGATCTCCCTGGAGGTCGACGGGACGGTCTACGAACTCGGGAAGAACCTCGGGGCCAAGGAGTACCCCCTCAGCCGCGACCTCCACATGTACACCTGGGAGGGCACCTCCCGCAAAGAGGCCGCCTTCCTGGATCTGATCCTTTCGGACTTCGGTCAGGAGGTCTGTGTCGCGGGGAACAACTACTTCAAACTCCCAGCTGATCGCCTCGAAAATCAGCGCTCGAAGCTCCCCGAACCCTGAGCCACACATGAACACACGTACAACAGACGCACGTGAGCGCGGCCGGCACCCGCGCACGTCGTCACTGGAGGGGCCACGATGGCATCGATAACAGAACTCCCCGTGCTGACGCTCCGATGGCTCAAACCCACCGTCGTGGACGAAACGGATCGGCTCGGTCTGGCACTCATTACGATCCAGACGCTTGTTCTTGTCGCGACGGCGGCCGCCTTCGCGACCCAGTCGGTCTGGACCATGCCGCTGTTGCTCGCGTTCTTGTTCGTCAGTGCGACCGTGTGGGTGACACGCCAGGCCGCCGCCGCCCGAACGCTCACCTTCTTGATGACGATTTCGACGGTCGTCACGCTCGGTCTGATCGCCTTTTTCCTGTTCGCAGAAGCCATTCCCGTCTTCGAGCGGATGGGCGTTCGCATCCTCCTCCCGCTCGAAGGCGAGATGTGGGATCCCAATACGAACACGTTCTCGCTGGTTCCGATGATCTGGGGGACGGCGATCACGACGATCGTCGCGATTCTGGTCGCCGGCCCACTCGGGGTCGCCGGCGCGCTGTTCATCAGCGAGATCGCACCCGAGCAAGTCCGCGAGATAGTCAAGCCCGGCGTCGAGATTTTGGCCGGGATCCCCTCGATCGTCTACGGGTTCATCGGGTTCACGATCATCAATCCATACGTGAGTTCCGAACTCTCGACGGGCTTCGGCGCACTGCTGCCGATCGGCGTCGTCATCGGCTTCATGGCGCTGCCGACCGTGGTCTCGGTCGCCGAAGACGCCATCTCCACAGTCCCGGAATCGATGAAAAGCGGCGCGCTCGCGATGGGCGCGACCGACTGGCAGACGATGAAGAGCGTCACCGTTCCGGCCGCCTTCTCGGGTATCTCTGCTGCCGTCTTGCTCGGACTCGGCCGGGCGATCGGCGAGACGATGGCGGCGACGGTGATGATCGCCCACGTCAAGGAACTCCCCCAGCCGGCCTACGACGTCTTCGACAGCGGTGAGACGCTGACGACGCTGATCGCAGGCAACTTCGGCCCGGCAGTCGGGACAGAGTACCTCCTCAGCGCACTGTTCGCCGCGGGGGTCGTCCTGTTCCTGATCGTCACCGCGATCAGCATCACGTCCCAGTACATCGAGGAACGGATGAAACGAAAACTCGGAGGTGAGGTATGAGCGAAGCGTACGACAGACAGCTCGTCGCCGAGGGATCCTCTCCGTACGAGCGAGTCGCCGCCGGCACAGTCGCGATCGCGTTCCTGGTGATGTTCGGGGCGATCTTCGCGCTGTTCGGTCGCCAGCCTGTCGACGCCGCGTTCGCGGGCCAGCCGCTGTATCGCTGGTTCGGTCTCGGCCTGCTCGCCCTCGGCGTATCCACGCTGGGGCTGGGTGTCATCTCGCGGCTGGAGTACGTCGAGACCGCTCCCAGCCGCGTTGGCGGTCTCTTCACGGGACTCATCTTCGGCAGTCTGTGGGCGGTCGCGGCCGGGTTTGCCGCCGCGAACACGCTCGGGCTGGGGCAGGGCGGCTGGCTCTTCGTCGCCCCGCTCGCGGGGCTCACTGCTGTCGGATTCTCGATCGTGACTCGCGAGGACCTCTCCTCGACGGTCCCAGTCGGCCTGCTGCTGGTCTTCGCCGGCGTCGTCGTCCTCGCCGGCTTGTTCGGGCCGACCTGGACCTGGTCGCCCCCGGACATCTCCGCGACGTTCCCGGCCGGCATCGTCGTCCCCTCGCTGTCGTTCCTGTTGGTACTGCTCGGCGGCTGGACCGCCGGCAAGGCCTACGCTGGATTCGGGACGCGTGGCCGACAGACGGGCGCGTATCTGCTGATCTCGCTGGTCGTCGTGGCCGTCCTCGGCGTGCTGGTCGCGTTGATCGCGTACATCACTTCGAAAGGCCTCGGCATCACCGTCGAGAACCTCTCGCTCGGGTCCGCGACGGGGCTGCTCGTCGCGGTGACGCTGTTGGTCGCGCTCGCGAGTCGCGAGGCCTGGACGGTCGAGTTCGACCTCACGTCGCCAATCGCGTTCGTGGGTGCCGTCCTCCGAGTCAGTATTCTCACGGTCCTCAGCCTGCTCGCCCTCCTGTTCACTGGTGTTCTCGCCGCTGGACAGTCAGTCACTGCCGGTGGCGTCACCCTCACGCCCTCGACGCGGATCGGAACCGGGTTCGCGTTCCTCTCCGTGTTGCTGTTGTTCGTCCTCGCTCGACGACAGTACGACGGCATCGACGTCCTGAGCGAACGGGACACGCTCCCCGAAAATCTCCGTTCCGGGCTCCTGATCGGGTGGCTCGTGCTGGCAGGCGTCGCCGGGTTCGGGCTGATCACTGGCGTCGCCGACGAGCCGATCGCCTTCGTCGGGACGACGCTCGTCTCCGCCGTCGCCGTCGTCCTGGCTGCCTATCCGCTCGTCCTGCTGGGCCAGCGTCTCGCAGCCGGCGAGTCGATCCGATCCGCGGCGGTCGCGCCAGTGGCCGAACTCCGACTCGCGGTCACTGCGGGACTCGGCTATCTGGTGTTGGCGCTGTGGATCACTGTCACGACCGGCGTCGTCGCGGTCGCGGGGACACAGCTCGGCCCGCTCGTCGGCGTGGTCGCGCTCGCGACGGCCGCACAGCTCGTCGCGCTCTGTTTCGCGATCTACGCCGTCGTCCTCGCTGCCGAGTACGTCCGTGGCGAGCCTGCCGGTGAGACGCGAGACGACGCGCTCGCGCAGGCACAGCTCGCGACTGTCGGTCTGACCGGCGCGTTGACGGTCCTGCTGGCTCACACCGTGCTGACGATGAACGAACTGGTCTTCTTCGATCTGGTCACGATCACGCCGTTCGGCGCGCTGGACTGGCCGTTCGTGATGAACGTCTCCAGCGGCCTCGGAATCCAGCCAGGCGTCCTGCCCGCCATCGTCGGCACGGTCTGGCTGGTCGCTGGCGCGGTCCTGTTTGCCGTCCCGCTCGCGCTCGGTGCGGCGGTCTACCTCACGGAGTACGCCGAGGAGAGCCTCCTCACCCGGATCGTCGAGATCGCCACCAACGGCCTCTGGAGTACGCCCAGCATCGTCTTCGGGCTGTTCGTGCTGGCGTTTATCGTCCCGCGATTCGGTAACACGCCGTCGCTGTTCGCGGGCCAGCTCGCGCTCGGATTCATGCTCATGCCGCTCGTGCTCATCACGAGCCGTGAGGCGCTCAAGAGCGTCCCCGACGAGTACCGTGACGCCAGCGCCGCCCTCGGCGTGAGCAAGTGGGAGACGATCCGATCCGTGGTGATTCCGGCCGCCATGCCGGGTGTCATCACCGGCGTCATCCTCGGCGTCGGTCGGATCGCTGGTGAAACCGCACCGATCCTGCTGGTGACTCGGGGGCCGAACTTCCCGAGTCAGGCACCGCGAATCCTGGAGAGTTTCCAGGTTTCGACGAGTCTCCAGCCCCCGTTCCTCCACGTGACTAATCCTGCGCTGATCGAACGGGCGAGCGCCCTGCCGTATCAGGTCTATGCCGTCATCTCCGCCGGCGTGGGCGAACGCGAGGCCTTCGGCTGGGGGACGGCGCTCGTCCTCCTCGCCGTCGTCCTCTCGTTCTACGCGATCGGCATCGTCTCGCGGCGCTACTTCAGGAGGAAACTCGAACAATGACAGAGATGAACATCGACACCGCGACCGAGGAATCGCAGACGACCGACACCGACCAGACGGCAGAGACCGCGACGGTCACCACCAGCGGCGAGAGCGTCGAGGAGACCCGCGACGCCTGGACGGACTACCGCGTCGCCGGCACGCCCATCATGTCCGCCGAGGACCTGAACGTCTATTACGGCGACGACCACGCGCTCAAGGACATCTCGATGGAGATTCCCGAGAAGAGCGTCACCGCACTCATCGGCCCCTCGGGCTGTGGGAAGTCGACGTACCTGCGGTGTCTGAACCGGATGAACGACCGGATCAAGGCCGCTCGTGTCGAAGGCTCGGTCGAGTTCGACGGCCAGAATATCTACCAGCCCGGCACGAACCTGGTCGAACTCCGCAAGCGCGTCGGGATGGTCTTTCAGGAGCCCAACCCCTTCCCGAAGTCGATCCGGGACAACATCGCCTACGGCCCGCGCAAGCACGGCGAGATCAACCGCGGGCTCGTCGCCCGGATGCTCGGTCGCGACGAGAAGGACAAAGAAGACGAACTCGTCGAGCGCTGTCTCCGGCAAGCGGCCCTCTGGGACGAAGTCAAAGACCGGCTGGACGACAACGCGCTGGGCCTCTCGGGTGGCCAACAACAGCGGCTCTGTATCGCTCGCGCGCTGGCGACCGATCCCGAAGTTTTGCTGATGGACGAGCCCGCCAGTGCGCTCGACCCCATCGCGACCTCGAAGATCGAGGACCTCATCGAGGAACTGGCCGAGGACTACACGGTCGTCGTCGTCACCCACAACATGCAGCAGGCCGCCCGCATTTCCGATCAGACCGCCGTCTTCCTCACCGGCGGCGAGCTGGTCGAGTACGACGACACCGAGAAGATCTTCGAGAACCCCGAGAGCCAGCGTGTCGAGGACTACATCACCGGGAAGTTCGGGTAACTGCAACGTCTGCGAGAACACCAACTTACATCACCACCCCCATCGGACTCAAAACCATGCCACGAGAATCCTATCAGGCGAAACTCGACGACCTGCGCGAGGACGTCCTCTACATGAGCGAGGTCGTCCTCGACCGCGTCCGCCAGGGACTCGAAGCCCTGCAATCGAAAGACGAACAGCTCGCCCAGCAGATTATCGACGGCGACAGCGAGATCAACCAGCTCTATCTCGACCTCGAACGGGACTGTGTCGACCTGCTGGCCCTCCAGCAGCCAGTCGCCGGCGACCTGCGATTCATCGCCGCCTCGTTCAAGATCATCACCGATCTGGAACGCATCGGCGATCTGGCGACGAACCTCGGCGAGTACACGCTGGAGGCCGACCGCGAGATGTACCCCGAGGTCGACATCCAGGCCATCGGCGACGCCGTCGTCGAGATGGTCGAAGAGTCGATGGACGCCTACGCCGAGGAAAACATCGACGCGACGTTCGACATCGCCGCGCGCGACGACGAGATCGACGACCTCTGTGCGAACGCCTCCGACGCGGTCGTCCGAGACCTCATCGAACGCGAGATCGACGACCAGACCTCCGAGGAAGAGATCGAACGCCTCATGGCCGACGTCTCCCGTCTCCTGCTGACGATCCGGGACCTCGAACGGATCGGCGACCACGCCGTCAATATCGCCGCCCGGACGCTGTATATGGCCGAGAACGACGACGAACTGATCTACTAAGAACCCACTTTTTACTGCGTCGGGTTCGAGTCGCGCCGGAGGCGCGCTCGAACCACTCCTTGCAAAAACTTGGGGAAAAACGACCTCGACCTCACGGCTTCGCCGCTCGGTCGAGTGAAACGGCGCTCACTGTCTCGCGGTTTCACCGCTCGACTTTCCGAAATCGCGCAGCGACCTCGCTACCGCCCGCGCCGTATGCTCGACTCTTCTGCTACCGCTCTTTCTCCAGCACCGCCACGTACTGCCCGCCTTCTCCGCGATAGGTTTCGGTCCGGGTCCACGCCGTCCCCGCCAGCACGTCGTCCATCTCCGCGGGCGAGACCAGCAGGTAGTCGAACCACTCCGTGCTGTGGGTCTTGTACCGCGTCCGGATCCGGAGCGCACCGGGGAGCAGGCCGCGCTCGCGGTTATACTCGTGGTAGCTCCGGTGGTACTCGTCGATATTCTCGTAGATGTCGCGACTCTCGGCGATAATCCGGGCGTCCTCGGTCGTGACCGTCGCCAGCGCGTCGAGCACCTCCGGAGCTGTGTCGGCCGTGCCGACCAGCCCGAAGTTGTTACCCAGCATGAGCACCGTCTCGAAGGTGTCCGAATCGAACGCCTCGCCCACGTCGGCCACATCACACGCCCGAACATTCTCGACGCCGCGCTCGCGGCTCACTTCGACCGCACCGGCCGAGACGTCGATCCCGACCATGTCGTGGCCCTGTCCCTGGGCATACAGCGCGTGTCGGCCAGCGCCACAGCCGACGTCGAGGACGCGGCCCCGGAGGTGGTCGAGGCCAGCGTGCAGGTGATCTCCCCACTCCTCGTACTCGCTGAAGTACATCTCCGGCCCGCCCGAGGGCGCGATGAATCCGTCGTCGCGCTCGACGATCTCGAAGCCCTCCTCGTCCTCGTAGTAGTCCCGTATCGCTTTGCCGTAGGCGTCGCCTTCGTCTGGAACCTCGGCAGTGTCGTCCATACACTCGCGTCTCGTGGATTGCTGAAAAACATCGACGGTGGTGTGAGACTCGCTCTCAGACCTGTTCGACGCCCTCGAGACCGTCGCCGGTGATCTGGAAGCGCGCGGTGTCGCCGGCGGCCTTCGACTGATGTTTTTCCAGCGTCGCCCGCCGGTTCCCGCCGCGGAAGCGATCGAGCCGCAGGATGACGGCCGACCAGTGATTCAGGGTGTGCCCGCCCAGCGCCCGTGTTCCGTCGCTGTCGGGATCGGTGTAGACCTGATTGGTGAACGCGACGCCGATGTCGTGTTTGCGGGCCTGACCGAGCAGGTGGGTGAGCTGGCGGGCCACGTCCCGCAGGGCCTCGCCACCGTCCTGGTCGTCACGTTCGAGTCGATAGAAGCCCGTCGCACTGTCGAGGACGATCACCTCGACCTGACTCGCGAGGTCGGCGGCGTCCTTGACGGCCTGCTCCTGCTCTTCGAAGGTCGTCGCCTCGGAGATGATGATGTTCGAAGCGATCTCGTCGACGTCGCCGCGGGCGCTGGCGAGTTGCTCCATCCGGTCGGGCGAGATTCCTTCAGTGTCGATCAACAGGGCAGAGTCGCCCGCGGCGGCGACTTCGATGGCGGCTCCGAGCGCGAGGTTGGTCTTGCCGGCGGCTGGCTGGCCGTATATCTGGGTGACGGCGCTCCGTGGGAGCCCCCCACCCAGTAGCTCGTCGATCGGCGAACAGCCTGTCGAAATCGGCTCTGTCACGGCTGTGGATTGGGTGGGCCCGGTCAAAAACACTCGTACTCGCGGGCACGGTCTTCGCTCCTGCGGACAACGGCTACTGGTAAGTACGAGCGCCCGAAAGATCGGGTGTGATCGTCGTCGCGACCTCGGACTTCGAAGTCTATCACGGCGTGGTCCAGGCGCTGCGGGACCGCAGCGTCGAATTCACCACGATCGAACCCGACGACCCGCTGCCGGAACGAACCTCGCTGGTGATCGTCGGACCCGAAGAGACAGTCGATGCGCCCGCAGACGTGCCCGTCGTCACGGCCCGACCGGGCGCCCCGCGCCGCGCAGTCGAGGACGCGCTCGCACGGCTCCGCGGGGGCGACGGCCGGACAGTCGTCGGGATCGATCCCGGTGAGAAGCCCGGGATCGCGGTACTGGTCGGTGACGTGGTGGTCGCGGCTTTCCAGGTCCCGCCGAGCGACGCCGCCGAAGTCGTCCACCGCGAAGTCGAAGACGCCGTCGACCCCATCGTTCGGATCGGCGACGGCGCGCGACTGATCGGCGGTCGGATCATCGACGACATCGATGCGCCCGTCGAACTGGTCGACGAGACGGGGACGACGCCCTATCTCGGGACCGGCACCCGCGGCATGGGCGACGTGCTCGCCGCGGCCAACATCGCCCGGATCGAGGGCGAACCCACCGACTCTCGGGAGATCGAACCCACCGCTGGCGAGATCCAGCGAATCAAAGACCGCTCGCGCGAAGAGAGTGAGAAAAACCGTGCGATCGACGAGACACTCGCACGCCGCGTCGCCGTCGGTGACCTCACGATCGAAGAGGCTCTCGCCGAACACCGCGACGAGTAGACAACTCCTTGCACACTCGTTTCCGGTTCACTAATCACTATTAAACGTGAATGAAATGGTTTCGGTGTCATGGGGCACGATGACACACTTCGTGGCGAGGACACAGCACGGGGCAC
The Halapricum salinum genome window above contains:
- a CDS encoding class I SAM-dependent methyltransferase, translated to MDDTAEVPDEGDAYGKAIRDYYEDEEGFEIVERDDGFIAPSGGPEMYFSEYEEWGDHLHAGLDHLRGRVLDVGCGAGRHALYAQGQGHDMVGIDVSAGAVEVSRERGVENVRACDVADVGEAFDSDTFETVLMLGNNFGLVGTADTAPEVLDALATVTTEDARIIAESRDIYENIDEYHRSYHEYNRERGLLPGALRIRTRYKTHSTEWFDYLLVSPAEMDDVLAGTAWTRTETYRGEGGQYVAVLEKER
- the phoU gene encoding phosphate signaling complex protein PhoU; the protein is MPRESYQAKLDDLREDVLYMSEVVLDRVRQGLEALQSKDEQLAQQIIDGDSEINQLYLDLERDCVDLLALQQPVAGDLRFIAASFKIITDLERIGDLATNLGEYTLEADREMYPEVDIQAIGDAVVEMVEESMDAYAEENIDATFDIAARDDEIDDLCANASDAVVRDLIEREIDDQTSEEEIERLMADVSRLLLTIRDLERIGDHAVNIAARTLYMAENDDELIY
- the ppk1 gene encoding polyphosphate kinase 1 yields the protein MPGIPDAAVSDPLEHDPTTLALDDPDLYLNRELSELAFQQRVLHEALDDRNPPLERVRFLALFTKNMDEFFMKRVGGLEQQVDAGVTTPTVDGRTPAEQLREVLDRSRPMFERQAACYRETIRPALAEAGIEIVDYDDLGSATQEELRLYFEQDVLPTLTPLAVDPAHPFPFISNLSLSLAVLTRRDDAEEPTFTRVKIPQNRPRLIEVDDQRFVLLEEVIRANLDLLFPQVEIVDTTLFRITRNAEVRRNEEVAEDLIDVIEDVIEQRRFATVVRLEVEADAPDRIVDTLASQLDLDDREIYTVDGPLDFRDFMELTDLDRPALKLDPWTPQPHPRLQGDEHGYDHEFDLAQSHDDIFSEIRSDDVLLHHPYHSFDRTVQRFLDEAANDPDVLAIKAAIYRTASDSQVIQTLIDAAENGKQVAVMVELKARFDEQNNLEWVRRLEEHGIHVAYGTIGLKTHTKTALVVRQESDGVQLYSHVATGNYHSETAKGYVDLGLLTADRDIGQDLVKVFNFFTGPSLDDQFRKLLIAPVTMRESFTEYIRREADLARNGDAGRIVAKVNGLEDPEIVRELYEAGQAGVEIDLIVRDICRLRPGIEGLSDSIRVHSVVGRFLEHSRIFYFENGGDPEYYIGSADWMTRNLDYRVEAVAPVEDVTLREQLRFVLEVMLTDNVKRWEMQPDGTYEQCTPGPDEQPRNTQEILMAAARQAAERREVNHGVFEPYPITGDLLVEPADEDRNLPAALREHRDVWYRPDSRQYAFAVRTPDGERAYRETAAGAASVIERYYE
- a CDS encoding phosphate signaling complex PhoU family protein gives rise to the protein METRKVQVTGGSTYTVSLPKDWATANDVSAGSIVEFHSEEDLLLLSPKDEQERTEGTLDITGLDEEHELTRAVMTMYVSGFDIITLESSRITATQRRTIRNATQGLVGLEVIEETSDRVVLQDLLDSSELSVHNAITRMRLVSLTMLADAVKALVEDDDDLAQDVIERDDDVDRLWYMVSRVFRTVLRNPTAANDIGFPRETVFDYQSAARQLERIADHSTKIARIALEVEGSSDVEGEALIGLQEAAVGVPELAMDALLEDDSEKATQMANEARAMIREIDAQAREVDNEIRELDDPQRAQRLGLVVDSLSRTADYGSNIAESALQKAAPRPN
- the pstB gene encoding phosphate ABC transporter ATP-binding protein PstB, yielding MTEMNIDTATEESQTTDTDQTAETATVTTSGESVEETRDAWTDYRVAGTPIMSAEDLNVYYGDDHALKDISMEIPEKSVTALIGPSGCGKSTYLRCLNRMNDRIKAARVEGSVEFDGQNIYQPGTNLVELRKRVGMVFQEPNPFPKSIRDNIAYGPRKHGEINRGLVARMLGRDEKDKEDELVERCLRQAALWDEVKDRLDDNALGLSGGQQQRLCIARALATDPEVLLMDEPASALDPIATSKIEDLIEELAEDYTVVVVTHNMQQAARISDQTAVFLTGGELVEYDDTEKIFENPESQRVEDYITGKFG
- the pstC gene encoding phosphate ABC transporter permease subunit PstC; amino-acid sequence: MASITELPVLTLRWLKPTVVDETDRLGLALITIQTLVLVATAAAFATQSVWTMPLLLAFLFVSATVWVTRQAAAARTLTFLMTISTVVTLGLIAFFLFAEAIPVFERMGVRILLPLEGEMWDPNTNTFSLVPMIWGTAITTIVAILVAGPLGVAGALFISEIAPEQVREIVKPGVEILAGIPSIVYGFIGFTIINPYVSSELSTGFGALLPIGVVIGFMALPTVVSVAEDAISTVPESMKSGALAMGATDWQTMKSVTVPAAFSGISAAVLLGLGRAIGETMAATVMIAHVKELPQPAYDVFDSGETLTTLIAGNFGPAVGTEYLLSALFAAGVVLFLIVTAISITSQYIEERMKRKLGGEV
- a CDS encoding PstS family phosphate ABC transporter substrate-binding protein, whose product is MSEETGGVSRRAFLLGSAVVGTAGLAGCASQRAIQPGRAAGGNGSSNVSALTADGSSTVYPIANTAAQRWNGNPPATDTEYWPHGEFGIDTTQNLADYYASTYGFEPTETRSTPPFRANIALSHSGTGVNAVREQRVDIGNSSAPVADELPDASEATLDSFVNHVVGVDGQPIVVSEELYEAGVTGVTAEQLRQIYRKEITNWSEIGGPDKNIRVIGRAEESGTDTAFRANLYGDPDAPISPDVRKGQNQQVAQLVEQSDNSIAYLALAFVNQNGPVRPISLEVDGTVYELGKNLGAKEYPLSRDLHMYTWEGTSRKEAAFLDLILSDFGQEVCVAGNNYFKLPADRLENQRSKLPEP